The Solicola gregarius DNA window GAGCGATGCCGACATGAGGAGGATTCTCGCACAGGCAACGAGGCGCGTACGAACGTGATCTGCCGTTCGTACGCGCCTCGTTGCGCTTGCGGACTACTACTCCGTTGCGGCGGACTCCACCGGAGGTGCATCGGGCAGCTCCGCCTTCGCAGTGCCCTCGAAGGTGAACGTCGCGTCGGGGCCTTCGCCCTCGACGTCCACGAGCACTATCTGCCCCGGGCGCACCTCGCCGTACAGCAGCTTCTCGGCCAGGATGTCCTCGATCTCGCGCTGGACCGTACGCCGTAGCGGCCGAGCACCGAGCACGGGATCGAAGCCCCGCTTCGCGAGCAGCTCCTTGGCGGGCTGGGTGAGCTCGAGGCTCATGTCCTTGTCCTTGAGCCGCTCCTCGACGCTGGTCAGCATCATGTCGACCATCGAGACGATCTCGTCCTGCGTCAGCGGCGGGAAGACGACGATCTCATCGACACGGTTCAGGAACTCGGGACGGAAGTGCTGCTTGAGCTCCTCGGTGACCTTGCCCTTCATGTGGTCGTACGACGCCGCCGCGTCGTTGGCCTGGCTGAAGCCGAGGTTGACGCCCTTCGCGATGTCGCGCGTGCCGAGGTTGGTGGTCATGATGATGACGGTGTTCTTGAAGTCGACCACCCGGCCCTGCGAGTCGGTCAGGCGACCTTCCTCGAGGATCTGCAACAGCGAGTTGAAGATGTCCGGGTGCGCCTTCTCGACCTCGTCGAACAACACCACCGAGAACGGCTTGCGGCGCACCTTCTCGGTGAGCTGTCCGCCCTCTTCGTACCCGACGTAGCCGGGAGGCGAGCCGAACAGCCGCGACACGGTGTGCTTCTCCGAGAACTCGCTCATGTCGAGCTGGAGCAGCGCGTCGTCCTCGCCGAACAGGAAGTTCGCGAGCGCCTTGGACAGCCAGGTCTTGCCGACGCCCGACGGCCCGGCGAAGATGAACGACCCGCCGGGACGGCGGGGGTCCTTCAGGCCCGCCCGCGTACGCCGGATCGCCCGGGACAGCGCCTTGATCGCGTCGTCTTGGCCGATGACCCGCTTGTGCAGCTCGTCTTCCATATTGAGCAGCCGCGTGGACTCCTCCTCGCTGAGCTTCACGATCGGGATACCGGTCGCGATCGCGAGCACCTCGGCGATCAGCTCCTCGTCGACCTCGGCGACGACGTCCATGTCGCCGGCCTTCCACTGCTTCTCGCGGTCGTTCTTGGCCCCGATCAGCTGCTTCTCCTCGTCGCGCATGGCGGCGGCGGCCTCGAAGTCCTGCGCGTCGATCGCGCCCTCCTTGCGGCGGCGTACCTCGGCGATCTTCTCGTCGAACTCGCGAAGATCCGGCGGAGCGGTCATCCGACGGATGCGCAGCCGGGAGCCCGCCTCGTCGACCAGATCGATCGCCTTGTCGGGCAGGAACCGGTCGGAGATGTAGCGATCCGCGAGGGTTGCCGCCGAAACGAGCGCCTCATCGGTGATCGTCACCCGGTGGTGGGCCTCGTAGCGGTCCCGGAGGCCCTTGAGCATCTCGATCGTGTGCGCGATCGTCGGCTCGGCCACCTGGATGGGCTGGAACCGCCGCTCGAGGGCGGCGTCCTTCTCGAAGTGCTTGCGGTACTCGTCGAGCGTCGTCGCGCCGATGGTCTGCAGCTCACCGCGGGCGAGCATCGGCTTGAGGATGCTGGCCGCGTCGATCGCGCCCTCGGCGGCACCGGCACCGACGAGGGTGTGGATCTCGTCGATGAACAACACGATGTCGCCGCGGGTCTTGATCTCCTTGAGCACCTTCTTCAGGCGCTCCTCGAAGTCACCGCGGTACCGCGACCCGGCGACGAGCGCACCGAGGTCGAGGGTGTAGATCTGCTTGTCGCGCAGCGTCTCCGGTACGTCGCCGCGGACGATGTCTTGGGCCAGGCCCTCGACGACGGTCGTCTTACCGACTCCCGGCTCGCCGATCAGGACGGGGTTGTTCTTGGTGCGCCGCGACAGCACCTGCATGACCCGCTCGATCTCCTTCTCCCGGCTGATCACCGGGTCGAGCTTGCCCTCGCGGGCGGCCTGGGTGAGGTTGCGGCCGAACTGGTCGAGCACGAGCGAGCTGCTCGGCGCACCCTCGCTGGGAGCGCCGGACGTTGCCTGCTCCTTGCCCTGGTAACCGCTGAGCAGCTGGATGACCTGCTGACGTACGCGGTTCAGGTCGGCGCCGAGCTTGACGAGCACCTGGGCTGCGACGCCCTCGCCCTCGCGGATCAGGCCGAGCAGGATGTGCTCCGTGCCGATGTAGCTGTGACCGAGCTGCAGCGCCTCTCGCAGGCTCAGCTCGAGCACCTTCTTGGCGCGCGGGGTGAACGGAATGTGACCGCTCGGGGCCTGCTGGCCCTGGCCGATGATCTCCTCGACCTGCGCGCGTACCGCCTCCAGCGAGATGCCGAGGCTCTCGAGGGACTTCGCGGCGACTCCTTCGCCCTCGTGGATGAGCCCAAGGAGGATGTGCTCAGTCCCGATGTAGTTGTGGCTGAGCATGCGCGCTTCTTCTTGTGCAAGCACAACGACGCGGCGTGCCCTGTCGGTGAACCTCTCGAACATCACATCTCCTCGTGCTCGACCCTGTCGGGTCAGCGTCTGCCCGTTGCCTTTCGGGCCCGTCTCCATGCTAGACGTGAACCGCAACCCGGACAGAGGGAGTCCACTCCCGGCACACGCCTACACCGTGAACAACGCGAGACCGCGCCAAAGGTGTTCCGCTGGACAGTTCGCCGGCAGCGAACGGGCCGCCCCGATCGGAGCGGCCCGGCACACCTCGGAGCGGGTCAGTGCGCGGCGGCGTACGCCTCGCGGATCTCGGCCGACACCCGACCGCGGTCGGAGACCTCCCAGCCGTTGTCCTTGGCCCACTCGCGGATCGTCGCCGCATCGCTGGCGGAACCCCCGGACGCGCCCTTGCGCCCGATGCGTCGCCGGCCACCGACCCGGCGTGACTCGCCGACGTACTTCGCGAGCGCGTCGCGGAGCTTTCCCGCGTTCTTCGTCGACAGGTCGATCTCGTAGTCGACGCCGTCGAGGCCGAACCGGACCGTTTCGTCCGCCTCGCCACCGTCGATGTCGTCGACGAGGAGAATCTGCACCTTCTGCGCCATGGTCGACCCTTTCTGCAAATGTACGAGGAATTGCGTCGCACTCGAAATAGTGCCGACGATTCAGCAGACTACCAGCCCCTGAACAATACCAACATCCGCAAAATACGGAAATCAACTACCTAGAGTGGTCGCATCAGCGGGAACAAGATCGCCTCCCGAATACTGGTACCCATCAACAGCATGATGAGCCGGTCGACGCCCATCCCCAAACCGCCCATGGGCGGCATTCCGAACTCCATCGCGCGCAGAAACTCCTCGTCGAGATCCATTGCCTCGGGATCTCCGGCGGCGGCCAGCAACGACTGTTCGGTCAAACGCGCACGCTGGATGACCGGATCGTTCAGCTCGCTGTACGCGTTGACCAGCTCGACGCCGTTGATGACGAGATCGAAGCACTCGACCAGACCGGGCTCACTGCGATGCGGCTTCGCGAGCGGTCGTACGCTCTCCGGAAAGTCGCAGACGTACGTCGGCTGGATCAGCGTGTGCTCGACCAGCTTCTCGTACAGCTCCAGGACGATGTCTCCGGCGGCCCAGTCGTCCTGAAGAGCGACCTCGTGCTTGTCGGCGACCTCGCGCAGCGTCTGCAAGTCGGTCCGCGGTGTGACCTCCTGCTCCACCGCCTCCTGCACGAGCTCGAAGATCGGGGCGCGGCGCCACTGCCCCTCGAGATCGATCTCCGTGCCGTCGCGGGCGGGTACGACCGTACGCCCGAGCGCCGAGGCACTGTTGACGATGAGCGTCTTCGACAGGTCCATCATGTCGTTGTAGTCGCCGTAGGCCTGGTACGCCTCGAGCATCGCGAACTCGGGACTGTGGGTCGAGTCGGAGCCTTCGTTACGGAACGTCTTACCGATCTCGTAGACCCGCTCGACACCACCGGCGACGGCGCGTTTGAGGTCGAGCTCGAGCGCGATTCGGAGCAGCATGTCCTGGTCGAACGCGTGCATATGGGTCGCGAACGGACGTGCCGCCGCGCCACCATTGGTGACCTGCAGCACCGGAGTCTCCACCTCGACGAAATCGCGCTCGTCGAGGGTGTGGCGTAGCGTACGAAGTACGGCGGCTTTCGCCCGAACCATCTCTCGCGGCTCGGCGCGTACGATCATGTCGACATATCGCTGACGGACGCGCATCTCGTCGCTCAACGGCTTGTGTTCGACGGGGAGAGGGCGCAGCGTCTTGGCCGCTATCTGCCACGACTTTGCACGCACGGAGAGTTCTCCGCGACGACTCGTGACAACCTCACCCTGAACCGCGAGATGATCGCCGATATCGACGAATGCCTTGAAGTCGTCGAGCGACTCCGCGCCGATCTCGTCGAGGGAAAGCATCGCCTGAACCTCGGCACCATCACCGGCGCGCAGTCGCACAAAGCAGAGCTTTCCGGTATTCCGCAGGAAGATCACTCGACCGGCGATCGCGACGTTCTCGCCGGTATGGGCGTCGGCCCCGAGCGTCTCCGGATCATGTTTCGCGACGATCTCACCGATGGCGCTGTCGTACGGGACGTTCAGCGGGTACGGCGCGATGCCGCGATCGATCAGCGCCTGCCGCTTCTCCCGCCGCACCCGTAGCTGCTCGGGCAGGTCGTCTGCCGGGTGCTCGGTGCCTTCGGTGGGTTCTGTCATGGTCAGCAAGCGTACTGATCGGCGTTGCGCCGCCGACCCATCGGGCCCATCAGCTCGTCGGGTAGCGAAGGTTTGCCGTTCGAGTCACCATCGCCGATTGGCGTCATGCCCGTCGTTCGCCCTTGTGCAGCTTGTAGTCCTGGACTGCCCGACGTGAGCTGCGCCAAGTCCCGTCGGATCCCTGAACCGCGTCGAGTCGCCCACGCTGGGCAGCCTGACGAAGGGCGACCAGGGTGAAGTCGCTATCGACGAGGGCAGCCAGCGGGACCAGTCGGGCGGGACCTGCAAGGCTCGGCACGATGAACCTGTTGAGGTTGTCGTACATCGCCCGAGCGAGGATCTCGCCGAGGGGGCCGTAGTCGCCCTCGTCCGCCCGCCGCATTGCGGCCAGGTATTGCGGCCGCTGTCCCTTCAGGACGATCACGGGCGGGTATCCAAGACGAACGAGCACCAAGTTGAGCAACAGGCGGCCGGTGCGACCGTTGCCGTCGATGAACGGATGTACTTTCTCGAAGGCGTTGTGGAGATCGGCAAGCTGCTCGGGCCAAGGCGTGTCACCAACCCGATCGCGGAGCCTCCCGGCGCGAGCATTGACCGAGGTCACCCAGTTCTCCGTCAGTGCAGGCACCAGCGGCCAGTCGGGAGGCTGCATGCCAGCAGCAAAGGGGTGTATGTCGTGCTCGCGGAACGCGCCTGGCCCTTCGCGTTCCGTCGCCTCCGGGTGCGGCGCGACTTCCCATACCGGGGCCATCGCGCGCGCATGCACCTGGCGAACCTCGTACAAGTTCACCAGCTCGCCGTTGTGCCAGTCGCCAGGTTCGATGGCCTGGCCGTAGACCCAACGGGCTGCTGCGCCGTAGCCCTGCACCTCCATGTAGTCCTTGAGCGGCTTCGCCCCGACGGCACGCCCCTTCTCGAGCAGCAACTCGACCTCGCGCAATACCAGGGTGTTCCCTTCGAGCGCGGTCGAGTGGTGTGCTTCAAGGTGCCATATGTCGGACCAGACAAATTCGGCTTCCTTCGGCGCGGGCAACCCGCCGAGCCGTTCGTTCAGCTCCGCGATGGCGGCCTCCAACCGCGAGTACACCGTGGCCCGGGAGGGACGACCCCTAGCCATGCCGCTCCTCCTTGTTGATCAGGCAGATGCCTATCGAATGGATCTTATCAACTTCGAAGTTGACAAGCCATCTGCGAGGCGAAACGATCTGATCAACACCGGGTACCCGCCGACGTCGGCAGGACCTCAGCGGGTGTTCTTCTCGTGTACGAAGCGCAGCCCGATGAGGGTGAGCCAGGGCTCGTGCGCGGTCACGGTCTCGCACTCCTCGAGCACCGTCTCGGCGAGGCCGCCGGTCGCGATGACCGAGACGTCGTCGGTCTGTGCGCCGAGGGCGTCGATCATCCGGTCGACGATGCGGTCGACCTGGCCGGCGAATCCGTACAACAGGCCGGACTGCAGTGCCTCAACGGTGTTTCTGGCGATCACCGAGCGGGGCCGCTGCAGCTCGACCGTACGGAGCTGGGCGCCTCGACGCCCCAATGCGTCGAGGGAGATCTCGATTCCGGGCGAGATCGCCCCACCGACGTACTGGTTCTCGGCGTTGACGACGTCGAACGTGGTCGCCGTGCCGAAGTCGACCACGATGCAGGGACCGCCGTACAGCCGCGACGCGGCGAGGGCGTTCGCGATGCGGTCGGCACCGACCTCGCGCGGGTTGTCGACCTGCAACGCCAGCCCGGTACGCGTGCCGGGCTCGATCATCGACGTCGCGGCGTCGGCCAGATGGCGGTGCAGCAGGTCGCGGATCTCGTGAACGACGGCAGGGACGGTGCAACACACGCTCACCCCGTCGATATGCGTACGGGGGTCGAGTTGGCGGGCGCGGAGGAGACTGCCGAGCAGTACGTCCCACTCGTCGGCCGTTCGATGCTCGTCGGTGGAGACCCGCCAATGCGCAACAAGCTCCTCGCCGTCGAGCACGCCGACGACGGTGTGGCTGTTGCCCACATCGATACAGAGCAGCATGTCATCCCCCTTCCGGGGCGGTACGCAGGTCGAGCCCGAGGTCGAGCACCGGCGCCGAGTGCGTCAGGGCCCCGACGGCAACGTAGTCGACACCGGTCGACGCCACCAGGGCCGCGCGGTCGAGGGTCAGACCCCCGCTCGCCTCCAGCGTCACGCGATCTCCGAGCGCGGCGGCGACCCGGCGCAGCTCGGTGACGTCCATGTTGTCGAGCAGCAGCAGGTCGGCTCCGGCCTCGGCGGCCTCGACCGCCTGGTCGTACGTGTCGACCTCCACCTGGACGACGAGCCCGGGGTACTCGGCGCGAACCGCGCGGTACGCCGCCGCGACGCCCCCGGCCGCGACCACATGGTTGTCCTTGATCAGGGCCTCGTCGGACAGCGACATCCGATGGTTCACTCCGCCGCCGCAGAGCACCGCGTACTTCTCGAGGCGCCGCATCAGCGGAGTCGTCTTGCGGGTGTCACGGACCGCGCAGCCGCTGCCTGCGACGGCGTCGACCCAGCGTCGGGTCTCGGTCGCGATGCCCCCGAGGTGGCACAGCAGGTTCAGCAGGGTGCGCTCGGCGGTCAGCAATGCCCGGGTCGCGGCCGTCACGGACGCAACGGCGTCACCGGCGCGTACGCGATCGCCGTCGGCGACCCGGAGAACCACGTCGCAGTCGGCGTCTCCCGCGAGCCGGACCACGGGCTCGATCAACGCCAGTCCGGCGACAACGCCGTCGCGGCGGGCGACGACGTCTCCGGTCGCCATCGCCGTCGCCGCGACCGTGGCGTGCGAGGTCGCGTCGACACCACCGTCGAGGTCCTCCGCGAGTACGTCCGCGAGCCAGCCGCGAAGCGACCCCACGTCGAGTTCATTGCCCATCGGTCACCTCCGCGCGTCGCAGGGTCGTACGCAGCAAGCCGTCCTGCAGCGTGGTCTCGAGGTGACCGGCCCAGCCGGTGTCGTCTCGATGCGGATAGTCGTCACGCCAGTGCGATCCGCGGGTCTCGCGGCGTTCACGGGCCGCGAGCGCGATCGCCGCGGCGGCCGTCACGAGGTTGGTGGCCTGCCAGTCCTCGACCCGCGGCCGTCCGGGCACCGCGAGCGAAGTGAGCTTGTGCACGGCCGCGTCCAGTCGATCGCGGTCGCGGAGGACACCGACGCCCGCGGTCATGATCTCCTGCAGCTCCGGGACCGCCTCGGCATCGAGCACACCGGCATCGGCATGGGGCTCGGCGGCCCCGCGTACGACCGGACCGTCGGATTCGAGCGCCGCGACGATCCGCCGGCTGAACACCAGGCCTTCGAGAAGCGAGTTGGACGCGAGGCGGTTGGCGCCGTGGACACCCGACGACGCCGCCTCGCCGCACGCGTACAGGCCGCGCACCCGCGTACGCCCGTCGACGTCGGTGACGACGCCGCCCGATGCGTAGTGACAGGCCGGCACGACGGGGATCGGCCGGGTCGCGGGGTCGATGCCATGCGAGCGACAGGCCGCCAGCACGGTCGGGAATCGCCGCTGCCAGAAGTCCGCGCCGAGGTGGCGACCGTCGAGCCACATGTGGGGCTCGCCCGTCTCCAGCATCCGTCGCATGATGCCCTTGGCGACGACGTCCCTCGGAGCGAGATCTCCGAGCTCGTGCACGTCGGCCATGAACCGGTCGCCGGTCGCGTCGACCAGGAAGGCGCCCTCGCCGCGTACCGCCTCGGACACCAGCGGTTGGCGCCCGCGGGCACTCTCGCCGAGCCACAGCACCGTCGGATGGAACTGCACGAACTCCATATCGCGCACGCTCGCACCGGCGCGCAGCCCGAGTCCGATCCCGTCACCGGTCGAGACCGTCGGGTTCGTCGTCGACCGGTACACCTGTCCCATTCCGCCGGTGGCGAGGATCACCGCACCCGCGTCGACGGCCCCGACGCCATCCCTCTCGCCCTCGCCCAGCACGTGCAGCGTCACGCCGACGGCCGCGCCGTCGCCGTCGGTCAGTACGTCGAGCGCGAACGCGTGCTCGATGACCTCGATGCTCGGCGCCGCGCGTACGGCCGCGACGAGCGCCCGCTGGATCTCGGCACCGGTCGCATCGCCCCCGGCGTGCGCGATGCGCGCCCTTCGGTGCCCGCCCTCGCGGGTCAGTGACAGCCTGCCGTCGTCGCCGCGATCGAGCTCGGCGCCCCAGTCGATGAGCTCGCGTACAGCATCGGCACCCTCGTCGACGAGTACGCGGACCGCGTCGGCGGCACAGAGTCCGGCACCCGCCGTGAGGGTGTCGCGCAGGTGCTCGTCGGGACTGTCGCCCGGGTCGATCGCCGAAGCGATGCCGCCCTGCGCGAACCGGGTCGAACCGGCGTGCAGCCGGTCCTTGGTGACGACCACGACTCGTCCCAGGGTCTGGGCTCGCAGCGCGGCGCTCAGCCCCGCGATACCCGATCCGATGACCACGACGTCGGCGGTCGTGCGCCAGCCCGGCGCCGGCGCCGCCAGCCGCGACGGCAGCCGGACGTCAGCCCCGGACCAGGTCACCGCGCACCAGGCCCGACTCCCCGGGAGCCTCGGCCGGATCCGAGCCGAAACGGGCGATCGCGTTGTCCGCGTCGACGAACACGATCCGCGGCCGGTACGCACGCGCCTCGGCGTCGGCAAGCTGCGCGTACGCGATCAGGATGACCAGGTCTCCTGGGTGTACGAGGTGCGCGGCGGCACCGTTGATGCCGATGACGCCGCTGCCGCGCTCGCCCTCGATCGCGTACGTCTCGAGGCGCGCCCCGTTGTCGATGTCGACGATGTGCACGAGCTCGCCGGGAAGGATGTCGGCAGCGTCGAGCAGGTCGGCGTCGACGGTCACGGAACCGACGTAGTGCAGGTCGGCCTGCGTCACCGTGGCCCGGTGGATCTTGCTCTTGAGCATGGTTCGGATCATCGTGGTGTGGTCCCTGGATCGTCGGGAAGGTCGAAGCCGAGGTTGTCGATCAGCCGGGTCGAGCCGACCCGCGCGGCCACCAGCAGCCGAGCAGCTCGCCCGCCGGCCGGCTCACCGAGCTCCGCATCGGTCAGCGCGAGATAGTCGAGATGCACGCCGTCGGCGCCGGCCAGGACGCCGCGCGCGGCCGCGGTCACGGCCTCAGCACCGCGTGAACGTGCCGCCGCTCCGGTGTGCAAGGCCCGCGACAGTACGAGCGCCGTCGCTCGTTCCGCGTCGCTCAGAAAGGCGTTCCGCGACGACTTCGCCAGCCCGTCGCCGTCGCGCACGATCGGTCGGCCCACGACGTCGACACCCGTGTGCAGGGCACGAGCGAGCCGACGTACCAGCACCAACTGCTGGTAGTCCTTCTCACCGAACACCGCGGCGCCCGGGCGTACGAACGCGAACAGCTTGGCGACGACGGTGAGAACACCGCGGAAGTGCGTCGGCCGGGAGACACCCTCGAGGACCTGCCCGAGCGGGCCCGGGTCAACCGTGACGTCCTCCGTGCCCGGGGGATAGACCGTTTCGACGTCGGGAGCGAACACGATGTCGACACCGGCGCCGCCGAGCAGCTCGACGTCGCGCCCGAGATCGCGCGGATAGCGCTCGTAGTCCTCGCCCGGCCCGAACTGCGTCGGGTTGACGAACACGGACGCGACGATCAGGTCGCCGTGCTCGCGCGCGGTCTCGACGAGACCGAGATGACCGTCGTGGATGGCGCCCATCGTCGGCACGAACGCGATGCGGCGGCCGTGCGCCCGGGCGTCGGCCAGCGCGGTGTCGAGCTCGTCGGGTGTGTACGCGACGCGCGCGGGCATCAGCGGATGCCGGCCGCGATCTGCGCCAGCGAGTCCCAGTCGGCCTCGTCGAGTACCCGCTTCAGGTCTCGGCCGCGACCACCGTCGAGGCTGCCGGACGCGACCGCGTGCTCGGTCGTCGCCCGCGCCATCGAGACGTACGCGTCCCGGATCGGGCCGGGAGCGTCCGCGAGGGCGTCGACGTGCGCCTCGACCGTCGCGACGTCGCCGCGCACGACCGGGCCCGTGAGCGCCGCATCGCCGTAGGCGAGCGCGTTGTCGAGGGCGGCGGACAGCAGCGGCCGGAGTACGCCGGACGGGTCGGGCATGCCCGTCGACCGCAGCAGCTCCTGCGCCTGGGTCACGAGCGTGACGAGGTGGTTGGCGCCGTGTGCGAGCGCCGCGTGGTAGAGGACTCGCTGGTCCTCGCTCAGCCAGACCGGCGTACCGCCGAGGCCGGCGACGAGCGCCTCCCCGGTGTCGCGCACGGCGTCGCCGCCGGTGAGCGCGAACACGGTGCTCGCCAGGCGGCCGAGGTCGACGTCGGTGCCGGTGAACGTCATCGCGGGGTGCATCGCGAGCACCGCCGCGCCCGCCTCTGCGGGCGCCGCCAGTACGTCGACGCCGTGCCGGCCGCTGGTGTGGACGGCTACTTGACCGCTTCCGATCGAACCGCTTTCGGCTAGGGACGCCGCCGTCCGTTCCAATACATCATCAGGTACCGCGAGCAGCAGGATGTCGGCGCTCGCCGCGACACGGGCGGGGTCGCGTACGGGAATGCCCGGGAGCAGCGTTTCGATGCGCGTCTGCGAGGCCGGCGAACGGCCGCTGACGGCGGTGACCTGGTGGCCCGATGCCACGAACGCGGCCGCGAGAACGGCCCCGACTCGTCCGGCTCCGACCACGCCGATCGAGAAGCGTCTCATCGCTCTGCCTTTCGTTCCAGTCCCGCCGTGCGGGTACCGGACGTTGCTCGGCGTGCTAGTGCCTCCAGGTTAATCCGGCATGGCTAACGCGTAACCCCCGTACCGCGTGGGCTCCCTCACACCGCCGTCCGCGAACTCCGCCCCGCGCCCGTGGGCCGGGCGTTCGCGCGGAGACACGCGGGCGTGTCCTCGCCAAACGTCCGGCTCACGGGGCAGCTGCGGTTCGTTCAGTCGGCCACCAGGCCGGCCGCCGGCGGGATCGCGGCGGCGCGACGGGCGGGGAGTACGCACGCGAGCAGCCCGGCGACCGCGGCGACCACGAACACCGCGACCAGCTGCCCGGCCGGGATCTCGACCGTCGGCGTGGTCACGAACTCCTCGACCGCCAGCGTCCGGATACCGAACCACGCGTACGCGAGCCCGAGCGCGATGCCCAGCACGGTCGAGACCGACGCGATCAGCAGCGCCTCGACGGCGAGCATCGCCCGCTGCTGGCCCTTGCGCAGGCCGAGCGCCCGCAGCAGCGCGTTCTCTCGAACGCGCTCCAGCACCGAGAGGCTGAGCGTGTTGCCGACCCCGACGATCGCGATGATCACGGCGACGCCGAGCAGCCCGACGGTCACGGCGAGCACGACGTCCATCGCC harbors:
- a CDS encoding Rossmann-like and DUF2520 domain-containing protein; this translates as MRRFSIGVVGAGRVGAVLAAAFVASGHQVTAVSGRSPASQTRIETLLPGIPVRDPARVAASADILLLAVPDDVLERTAASLAESGSIGSGQVAVHTSGRHGVDVLAAPAEAGAAVLAMHPAMTFTGTDVDLGRLASTVFALTGGDAVRDTGEALVAGLGGTPVWLSEDQRVLYHAALAHGANHLVTLVTQAQELLRSTGMPDPSGVLRPLLSAALDNALAYGDAALTGPVVRGDVATVEAHVDALADAPGPIRDAYVSMARATTEHAVASGSLDGGRGRDLKRVLDEADWDSLAQIAAGIR